The Anabrus simplex isolate iqAnaSimp1 chromosome 1, ASM4041472v1, whole genome shotgun sequence genome window below encodes:
- the LOC136859193 gene encoding pyrokinin-1 receptor-like translates to MDNGSFSTTVFPDNDSFGHPVDRPVREPLYIVIPITVLYSIIFLTGVVGNVVTCIVISRNKHMHTATNYYLFSLAVSDLLLLVTGLPQEMYSIWSHYPYIFGEVFCVLRGLAAETCANATVLTITAFTVERYVAICHPFLSHTMSKLSRAIKIILITWVVALSFAIPPAIQFGLIDTDKPDMVSCNVKRVIWKHLFEMSTFLFFVTPMTLITVLYALIGLKLRRSHLLKKESGSFCSSKHLPDSNNSARHHHSQSSRRVLKMLGE, encoded by the coding sequence ATGGATAACGGATCTTTCAGTACGACAGTTTTTCCTGATAACGATTCGTTCGGACATCCTGTTGATAGGCCAGTGCGAGAACCTTTGTACATAGTAATTCCAATCACAGTGCTCTATTCTATAATATTCCTCACTGGAGTTGTAGGAAATGTGGTCACTTGCATTGTAATTTCAAGAAATAAACACATGCACACAGCTACGAACTATTACCTCTTCAGTTTAGCTGTGTCCGACCTTCTCTTGCTTGTTACTGGATTGCCGCAGGAGATGTATTCTATCTGGTCCCACTACCCTTATATTTTTGGAGAAGTTTTCTGTGTGTTACGTGGACTTGCCGCGGAAACGTGTGCTAACGCTACAGTGCTTACAATTACAGCATTCACAGTAGAACGTTATGTTGCTATTTGCCACCCCTTTTTATCACACACAATGTCGAAGTTATCAAGGGCTATAAAAATAATCCTAATAACATGGGTGGTAGCTTTATCTTTTGCGATTCCTCCAGCCATACAATTTGGTTTGATAGATACTGACAAGCCAGATATGGTATCGTGTAATGTTAAACGTGTGATCTGGAAGCATTTGTTCGAAAtgtcaacatttcttttctttgtgACACCTATGACGTTAATCACCGTTTTGTACGCGCTCATCGGCCTCAAATTACGCCGCTCACACCTCCTCAAAAAGGAATCAGGTTCCTTTTGCAGTAGCAAACACCTGCCTGATTCAAATAACAGTGCCCGGCATCACCATAGCCAGTCATCGCGACGAGTCCTCAAAATGCTCGGTGAGTAG